From the Priestia koreensis genome, one window contains:
- a CDS encoding SIMPL domain-containing protein yields MHGLYPQDHYHEHDHLNALTVNGKSEIEVMPDQISLTIGVRTEELTVQEALKKNAQLSNDMIQALHQIGIQNGQIETKSFSVHPRYDYHDGHSTLIGYEVLHLFEITVSDVKQAGQVYDTALTSGANLAQDIQFSVKKPEQYYQQALTDALLNAQEKAATLAQTMQVPLQRIPFKIIEESSQYTQDFQASYKGFAASSTPIQPQTLKISASVRAWFRYS; encoded by the coding sequence ATGCATGGGCTCTACCCTCAGGATCATTACCATGAGCACGATCACCTCAACGCGCTCACAGTAAACGGAAAATCAGAGATTGAAGTAATGCCAGATCAAATTTCATTAACGATTGGGGTGCGAACGGAAGAATTAACTGTTCAAGAGGCGCTGAAAAAAAATGCCCAATTATCAAACGATATGATTCAGGCTCTTCATCAAATTGGCATTCAAAATGGACAAATTGAAACGAAATCCTTTTCGGTTCATCCACGCTATGATTACCATGATGGACACTCAACGCTAATTGGCTATGAAGTTCTTCATTTATTTGAGATTACGGTTAGCGATGTGAAACAGGCTGGGCAGGTCTATGATACGGCACTTACAAGCGGCGCAAATTTAGCTCAGGACATTCAATTCAGCGTTAAAAAACCTGAGCAATACTACCAGCAAGCCTTAACGGATGCATTATTAAATGCTCAGGAAAAAGCGGCTACCCTTGCACAGACAATGCAGGTTCCACTTCAGCGAATTCCCTTTAAAATCATTGAGGAATCCTCCCAATATACGCAGGATTTTCAAGCTTCCTATAAAGGATTTGCTGCTTCTTCTACCCCTATTCAACCACAAACATTAAAAATAAGTGCTTCCGTACGCGCTTGGTTTCGTTATTCCTAA
- a CDS encoding DUF2642 domain-containing protein, whose product MTNPLKSYIDKNVNIEITGKTFFIGKVVDVGLDIIVLNDGEKYLYIPLVHLHNINEETSEELTISDQESPLDDADTISYRKTLQQAKGKFVEIFVTGNKSIHGYITSVLNDYFVFYSPIYKTLFISLHHLKWLTPYNHNLTPYTLSNEELPVNPSNIPLARTFEEQLKKMEGKLVVFDLGDHFNKSGLLKGISNNIIELVQANGKTIHWKSYHVKTIHLP is encoded by the coding sequence ATGACAAACCCATTAAAAAGCTATATTGATAAAAATGTAAACATTGAAATTACAGGTAAGACATTTTTTATTGGAAAAGTAGTAGACGTGGGACTAGATATTATCGTTCTAAATGATGGTGAAAAATACCTATATATTCCACTTGTACACCTTCATAATATTAATGAAGAAACTAGTGAAGAATTAACGATTTCTGACCAAGAATCACCTCTTGATGATGCGGATACCATTTCATACCGAAAAACGTTGCAGCAGGCAAAAGGAAAGTTTGTCGAAATATTTGTAACAGGAAACAAATCCATTCATGGGTATATTACGAGTGTGTTAAACGACTATTTTGTCTTCTACTCACCGATCTATAAAACACTGTTTATTTCTCTTCACCATTTAAAATGGCTTACTCCATACAACCACAATTTAACACCTTACACGCTCAGTAATGAGGAGCTTCCGGTTAATCCTTCTAATATTCCGCTCGCCCGTACGTTTGAAGAACAGTTGAAAAAGATGGAAGGGAAACTAGTTGTGTTCGATTTAGGGGATCACTTCAATAAAAGTGGCCTATTGAAAGGGATTTCGAACAATATTATCGAACTTGTGCAGGCAAATGGAAAAACGATTCATTGGAAGAGCTATCATGTAAAAACCATTCATCTACCATAA
- the putP gene encoding sodium/proline symporter PutP has protein sequence MDVGVYISLAIYFLGMIGIGIYAYKKSTDDVSGYMLGGRGLGPAVTALSAGAADMSGWMLMGLPGAMFKDGVSSLWIAVGLLIGAYLNYLLIAPRLRTYTEVANDSITIPDYFENRFNDTSRILRTVSAVVIIVFFTLYISSGLVSGGRLFQSSFGLDYKWGMILTAAVVIAYTLFGGFLAVSLTDFVQGVIMFVALVLVPIVAFTDVGGVKTSFTIIKDVNPALLNFFEGTTVIGIVSLLAWGLGYFGQPHIIVRFMAITSIKEIRSARRIGIGWMAVSIVGAMLTGLVGISYYNQNGMSLKDPETIFIEFSHILFHPLITGFLLSAILAAIMSTISSQLLVTSSGLTEDIYKTFFRRQATDKELVFFGRLSVLVVAVIGILMSLTPSKTILDLVGYAWAGFGSAFGPAVLLSLFWKRMTKWGALSGMIVGAATVLIWVNAGLSPKLYEMIPGFFLSLIAVIVVSLLTKKPSSDVQETFDEMETTLEREFKAM, from the coding sequence GTGGACGTAGGAGTTTATATTTCATTAGCCATTTATTTTTTAGGGATGATCGGAATTGGGATTTATGCGTATAAAAAAAGCACGGACGATGTATCAGGATATATGCTTGGGGGACGCGGATTAGGTCCTGCTGTTACAGCCTTATCCGCTGGGGCAGCAGATATGAGCGGCTGGATGCTCATGGGATTACCAGGCGCCATGTTTAAAGACGGCGTATCCAGTTTGTGGATTGCCGTTGGATTACTAATTGGTGCCTACTTAAATTATTTGCTTATTGCGCCCCGACTGAGAACATATACGGAAGTAGCAAACGACTCGATCACAATTCCAGACTATTTTGAAAATCGTTTTAATGATACGTCACGAATTCTTCGTACCGTATCAGCAGTTGTCATCATCGTATTTTTCACGCTTTATATCTCATCAGGACTTGTATCAGGTGGTCGATTATTTCAGTCCTCTTTTGGGCTTGATTATAAATGGGGCATGATCCTAACCGCCGCTGTCGTTATTGCTTACACCTTGTTTGGGGGGTTTTTAGCCGTCAGCTTAACAGATTTTGTGCAAGGAGTTATTATGTTCGTCGCCCTTGTCCTTGTACCAATCGTCGCGTTTACGGATGTTGGTGGAGTTAAAACCTCATTTACTATCATTAAAGATGTCAACCCAGCGCTGCTAAACTTCTTTGAAGGCACGACCGTAATCGGCATTGTTTCTCTGTTAGCATGGGGACTTGGGTATTTTGGTCAGCCTCACATTATCGTGCGCTTTATGGCCATTACGTCCATTAAAGAAATTCGCTCTGCGAGGCGTATCGGAATCGGTTGGATGGCGGTTTCCATCGTTGGAGCTATGTTAACCGGGCTTGTCGGCATTTCGTATTACAATCAGAACGGAATGTCGCTGAAAGATCCAGAAACGATTTTCATTGAATTTTCGCATATTTTATTTCATCCACTAATTACAGGGTTCCTTTTATCTGCCATTTTGGCAGCCATTATGAGCACCATTTCCTCACAGCTCCTCGTCACCTCTAGTGGACTGACGGAGGATATTTATAAAACGTTCTTTAGACGACAAGCTACAGATAAAGAACTTGTATTTTTTGGACGCCTATCTGTTTTAGTAGTCGCTGTGATCGGCATTTTAATGTCCCTCACTCCGAGCAAAACGATTTTAGATTTAGTTGGCTACGCATGGGCTGGATTTGGATCTGCATTTGGACCCGCTGTCTTGCTAAGTCTCTTTTGGAAACGTATGACGAAGTGGGGAGCGCTATCAGGAATGATTGTTGGCGCTGCGACCGTCCTCATATGGGTTAATGCAGGATTAAGTCCTAAACTATATGAAATGATCCCTGGCTTCTTCTTAAGTCTCATCGCTGTCATTGTGGTCAGCTTACTTACCAAAAAACCTTCTTCAGACGTGCAAGAAACGTTTGATGAAATGGAAACGACATTAGAAAGAGAATTTAAAGCGATGTGA
- a CDS encoding CotH kinase family protein has translation MSMEVCQLYINPRDIRLLKQNVWSDDFVPGQLKWRNKKVEVDAVYRGAHIRKLTKKSYYIAYYKPKRLFGEQEWHLNAEYEDPSLMRNKLSLDFFSSIGVLSPRSEHVDLTLNARKQGVYLRLESVNEDFLLARNLPHGSIFYAVDADANFSLMSELDDDVKKSLDLGYETKVEVEGDMERLQDFIYKTNTLMRNDFENEVEHYLDVDQYLRWLTGIVCTQNYDGFVQNYALYCHGESKRFYMIPWDYDATWGRDLTGKEMDPDYVRVEGFNTLTARLLDVERFRKQYADILTEVLHHQFTVPYMEEKVRSLYTKIKPSVMNDPFLKERLDQFHKEPDFILDFIEKRRQVLLNEVENLL, from the coding sequence ATGAGTATGGAAGTTTGTCAGTTGTACATTAACCCCCGAGACATCCGTCTATTAAAGCAAAACGTCTGGTCCGATGATTTCGTTCCAGGACAGCTGAAATGGAGAAACAAAAAGGTTGAAGTAGACGCCGTGTATAGGGGAGCTCACATAAGAAAGCTAACGAAAAAGTCATATTATATCGCTTACTATAAGCCAAAGCGTTTATTTGGAGAACAAGAGTGGCACTTAAACGCTGAATATGAAGATCCGTCCTTAATGAGAAATAAGTTGTCACTCGATTTTTTTTCATCTATTGGAGTGCTATCGCCTCGTTCAGAGCACGTAGATTTAACGTTGAATGCAAGAAAGCAAGGGGTGTATTTAAGGCTAGAATCGGTAAATGAAGACTTTCTTCTTGCACGAAACTTACCACACGGTTCCATATTTTATGCCGTCGACGCCGACGCTAATTTTTCTTTAATGAGTGAGCTCGATGACGACGTGAAAAAGTCGCTTGACCTTGGGTATGAGACAAAAGTAGAAGTCGAAGGTGATATGGAACGTCTTCAGGATTTTATCTACAAAACGAACACGCTCATGCGCAATGACTTTGAAAATGAAGTGGAGCATTATTTGGACGTGGATCAATACTTAAGGTGGCTCACAGGAATCGTGTGCACGCAAAATTATGACGGCTTTGTCCAAAACTATGCCCTCTACTGTCATGGTGAGAGCAAGCGATTTTACATGATTCCGTGGGACTATGATGCGACGTGGGGACGCGATTTAACCGGAAAGGAAATGGACCCTGATTATGTAAGAGTTGAGGGCTTTAATACGTTGACAGCACGCCTATTAGACGTCGAGCGATTTCGTAAACAATATGCGGATATTTTGACGGAGGTGTTACATCACCAGTTCACCGTTCCATATATGGAGGAGAAAGTACGGTCACTCTATACGAAAATAAAACCGTCCGTTATGAATGACCCATTTTTGAAAGAGCGATTAGATCAGTTTCATAAGGAACCCGATTTTATCCTGGATTTTATTGAGAAAAGACGTCAAGTGCTGCTAAACGAAGTGGAAAATTTACTCTAG
- a CDS encoding trans-sulfuration enzyme family protein, with the protein MHIHTKLVQAGIRKDPSTGSLTTPIYQASTFQHPRLGESTGYDYSRTANPTRTALEEAIAVLEEGEVGLAFSSGMAAITSLLYLFKNGDHLVVSEDLYGGTYRVLSDIVSEHGITVTYVNTAHAEEIEEAVQPNTKALFIETPTNPLTHVTDLEKAIEIAKKYDLWTIVDNTFMSPYFQRPLALGADLVVHSASKYIGGHNDVIGGLVVARSREIGEKVRFYQNAVGAILGPQDCWLLIRGLKTLGLRMERHQENALKIAQWLTECEQVETVYYPGLVDHPGHEIMKRQATGFGGMISFTVKEEELVPFLLEHLKVITFAESLGGVESLITFPARQTHADIPEEIRNSIGVTNSLLRLSVGIEHVDDLIQDLKEVFHEFAKTAVNY; encoded by the coding sequence ATGCATATTCATACGAAGTTAGTGCAAGCTGGAATTCGAAAAGACCCTTCTACTGGGTCCCTGACAACCCCGATTTATCAAGCATCAACCTTTCAACATCCTCGCCTAGGAGAAAGTACGGGATACGACTATTCACGAACAGCTAACCCAACTCGCACAGCGCTTGAAGAAGCCATTGCCGTGTTAGAGGAAGGAGAAGTAGGGCTAGCTTTTTCATCAGGAATGGCTGCGATTACGTCACTTCTCTATTTATTTAAAAACGGTGATCATCTTGTGGTTTCAGAAGACTTATACGGCGGAACATATCGCGTATTAAGCGACATTGTTTCTGAGCATGGCATTACCGTTACGTATGTGAATACGGCTCATGCCGAAGAGATTGAAGAAGCGGTGCAGCCAAATACGAAAGCGTTGTTCATTGAGACGCCGACAAATCCTCTTACACACGTAACGGATTTGGAAAAAGCCATTGAAATTGCCAAGAAATATGATCTATGGACGATTGTGGATAATACGTTCATGTCTCCTTATTTTCAGCGCCCGCTTGCATTAGGTGCAGACCTTGTTGTGCATAGTGCGAGCAAATATATTGGCGGTCACAATGACGTGATTGGTGGATTGGTCGTCGCAAGATCTAGAGAAATAGGCGAGAAAGTACGTTTTTATCAAAATGCAGTAGGAGCTATTTTAGGACCACAAGATTGTTGGCTCTTAATCCGAGGGTTAAAAACATTAGGTCTACGAATGGAACGTCATCAAGAAAATGCGCTCAAAATCGCTCAGTGGCTCACAGAGTGTGAGCAGGTTGAAACCGTGTACTATCCGGGGCTAGTTGATCATCCTGGTCATGAAATTATGAAGCGTCAGGCGACAGGATTCGGTGGCATGATTTCTTTCACCGTCAAGGAAGAGGAACTTGTCCCGTTTCTATTGGAGCATTTAAAAGTCATTACGTTTGCTGAAAGTCTTGGTGGAGTGGAAAGCTTAATTACGTTTCCAGCTCGTCAAACGCACGCCGATATTCCAGAAGAGATCCGTAATAGCATCGGGGTAACCAATTCGTTGCTACGACTATCGGTTGGAATTGAACATGTTGATGATTTAATTCAAGATCTAAAGGAGGTATTCCATGAGTTTGCAAAAACAGCCGTCAACTATTGA
- a CDS encoding trans-sulfuration enzyme family protein has protein sequence MSLQKQPSTIEFGTKLIHAKTGIGEHYGAVSVPIYQVSTFNQEASDNDGKYDYSRSGNPTREALENTIAQLENGYAGFAFSSGMAAISSVLCLFKSGDEIVVSDDTYGGTYRVLTQLFNRFGIKAVFADTTSIAAVKEAITPQTKAIYLETPSNPFLSVTDIKEVAAVAAEQELLTIVDNTFLTPYLQQPLELGADIVVHSATKYISGHSDVVGGLVVTATEPLANEIKFIQNAFGAILGPQDCWLLLRGLKTLKVRLEQQQKTAQQLAQWLQEHEQVEETFYPGLTSHPDYELSKQQTNGAGGIISFKLKTPEHAKQFLQGVQFASVGVSLGGVETILTQPATMSHASIPEAKRLERGITEALIRISVGLEEFTDLKQDFEQALEKHPQTAK, from the coding sequence ATGAGTTTGCAAAAACAGCCGTCAACTATTGAGTTTGGAACAAAATTAATTCATGCGAAAACAGGAATTGGAGAACATTACGGTGCAGTGAGCGTCCCTATTTACCAAGTTTCTACCTTTAATCAAGAAGCGTCAGACAACGATGGGAAATACGATTATTCTCGTTCAGGAAATCCGACTCGTGAAGCGCTTGAAAATACGATTGCACAACTAGAAAATGGCTATGCAGGCTTTGCCTTTTCATCAGGAATGGCCGCTATTTCTTCCGTCTTGTGTCTGTTTAAATCTGGAGATGAGATTGTGGTCTCGGATGATACATACGGGGGGACTTATCGTGTATTAACACAGCTTTTCAATCGTTTTGGTATTAAAGCTGTATTTGCTGATACGACTAGCATAGCAGCTGTCAAGGAAGCAATTACCCCACAAACAAAAGCCATTTATCTTGAAACACCCTCGAATCCATTTCTTAGCGTAACGGATATTAAGGAAGTGGCTGCTGTGGCAGCGGAACAGGAGCTTTTAACGATTGTAGATAATACGTTCTTAACGCCTTATCTACAGCAGCCTTTAGAACTCGGGGCAGATATTGTTGTTCATAGCGCAACAAAATATATTAGCGGTCATAGCGACGTAGTAGGAGGCCTAGTTGTAACAGCAACAGAGCCTTTGGCAAATGAAATTAAATTTATTCAAAATGCATTCGGAGCGATATTAGGACCTCAAGACTGTTGGCTTTTATTAAGAGGGTTAAAAACGCTAAAAGTGCGTCTAGAGCAACAGCAGAAAACAGCTCAGCAACTTGCACAGTGGCTGCAAGAGCATGAACAGGTGGAAGAAACCTTTTATCCAGGCTTAACATCTCATCCTGACTATGAGTTGTCTAAACAGCAAACAAACGGAGCAGGGGGAATTATTTCGTTCAAGCTTAAAACCCCAGAGCATGCGAAACAATTTTTACAAGGCGTGCAATTTGCTTCTGTCGGAGTTAGTCTAGGCGGTGTGGAAACGATTTTAACGCAGCCAGCAACGATGTCTCATGCAAGCATACCAGAGGCGAAGCGTCTTGAGCGTGGCATCACCGAAGCACTTATCCGTATTTCAGTGGGACTCGAGGAATTTACAGATTTGAAGCAGGACTTTGAACAAGCGCTAGAAAAACATCCTCAAACGGCAAAATGA
- the helD gene encoding RNA polymerase recycling motor HelD, with the protein MTIQKHPDYSKETERLSYTKGYMQAIIQLAELNQGQHKTNLKEAMEGIGDSDSSLNYTSLLATSNFLNIAEGELKHLKEVLPRPYFARINFKAADKQEEEILYIGKISLHEPETQEPIVIDWRSPIANVYYDGRIGDVSYEAYGEEYEGNLSKKRQYKIEEGKLLDFRDVDLTTTDELLQESLAGKADHRLTEIVSTIQAEQNQIIRADLNRPIIVQGAAGSGKTTIALHRISYFLYHYADSFRPEELMIIAPNRMFIDYIGDVLPELGVNRIRQTTYIDYMQEAIGEKMKVRSPQAKLIKLVNGEWEDPTFEKWISGFKGSLKYKKLLDRYISRIRLELCPKDDFMLEKYRLVNGTKLKRLYLTDYNYLSFQKRNDKIKEVLKSHLRQKKKMILDNIQKKYDTMLEQALFHVQNKEKRKQRVVDVMEWKEERFNTLQKEAKTAVSRYIKPLAPKKILTYYKELFNDSELFAELSEDILSAQQPERFRLYQQSLLAGKEFEVEDLAPLFYMKHKINGIPKEHRARNVVIDEAQDYSHFQLYALKAGLETDMFTIVGDLAQGIHSYRGLKSWKTVTEKILPRSNFMTLKKSYRTTIEIMDLANATLQLLKQDFPTVEPVVRHGQKPSFQSFEGEEQFVTSVLKSVKESREKGCDLIAVIGKNDRECAVIYELMKKHSTEPVQLLLEHEPMNKGHLLIMPSYVSKGLEFDSVIIACYNDFYEQTELDVKLLYVAMTRAMHVLHLISPDREKLLLHQVKENILRS; encoded by the coding sequence ATGACTATCCAGAAACATCCGGATTATTCCAAAGAGACGGAGCGTCTTTCCTACACAAAAGGATACATGCAGGCCATTATCCAACTAGCAGAACTCAATCAAGGACAGCACAAAACCAATTTAAAAGAAGCAATGGAAGGCATTGGGGACTCTGACAGTAGCTTGAACTACACGAGCTTACTTGCAACGAGCAACTTTTTAAATATCGCTGAAGGAGAGCTGAAGCATTTAAAAGAAGTACTTCCGAGGCCTTATTTTGCGCGCATTAATTTTAAAGCAGCGGATAAGCAGGAGGAAGAAATTCTTTATATTGGAAAGATTTCGCTTCATGAGCCTGAGACGCAAGAGCCGATCGTCATCGATTGGCGTTCACCGATTGCGAACGTTTACTACGATGGTCGTATTGGGGATGTATCGTACGAAGCTTACGGAGAAGAGTACGAAGGAAACTTATCGAAGAAGCGACAATATAAAATCGAAGAAGGAAAGCTGCTGGATTTTCGTGATGTGGATTTAACGACAACCGATGAACTGCTACAGGAATCACTAGCAGGAAAAGCCGATCACCGTTTGACAGAGATCGTGTCGACGATTCAAGCGGAGCAGAACCAAATTATTCGTGCTGACTTGAACCGTCCGATTATCGTGCAGGGCGCTGCGGGAAGCGGAAAAACGACCATTGCGCTGCATCGCATTTCCTACTTCCTCTATCACTACGCCGATTCGTTCCGACCGGAAGAATTGATGATTATTGCTCCGAACCGAATGTTTATTGATTACATAGGAGACGTACTTCCAGAGCTTGGAGTAAACCGTATTCGCCAAACGACGTATATAGACTATATGCAAGAAGCCATTGGCGAAAAAATGAAGGTTCGCTCACCGCAGGCGAAGCTGATTAAGCTTGTGAACGGTGAATGGGAAGATCCGACCTTTGAAAAATGGATATCTGGTTTTAAGGGGAGCTTAAAATATAAGAAGCTGCTGGACCGTTATATTAGCAGAATACGTTTAGAGCTTTGTCCGAAAGATGATTTTATGCTAGAAAAATATCGGCTTGTGAACGGAACGAAGCTAAAGCGTCTTTATTTAACGGATTACAACTATCTATCCTTCCAAAAACGTAATGACAAAATTAAGGAAGTACTAAAATCTCATCTGCGTCAAAAAAAGAAGATGATTTTAGATAATATCCAAAAAAAATACGACACGATGCTTGAGCAAGCGCTATTTCATGTTCAGAACAAAGAAAAGCGAAAACAGCGAGTTGTTGATGTCATGGAATGGAAGGAAGAACGATTTAATACGCTTCAAAAAGAAGCAAAGACTGCCGTTTCACGTTATATAAAGCCGCTCGCGCCTAAAAAAATTCTGACCTACTACAAAGAGCTTTTCAATGACTCTGAGCTGTTTGCGGAGCTAAGTGAAGATATTTTGTCAGCGCAGCAGCCGGAACGATTTAGGCTGTATCAGCAGTCTCTCCTAGCAGGAAAAGAATTTGAAGTCGAGGATCTAGCACCACTTTTCTATATGAAGCATAAAATTAACGGCATACCAAAGGAGCACCGTGCTCGAAATGTGGTCATTGATGAAGCCCAAGATTACAGCCACTTTCAACTGTACGCGCTAAAAGCGGGACTTGAAACAGACATGTTTACCATTGTGGGCGATTTGGCACAAGGAATCCATTCTTATAGAGGATTAAAAAGTTGGAAGACGGTTACTGAAAAAATCCTTCCGCGTTCTAATTTTATGACCCTTAAAAAAAGCTATCGAACAACCATTGAAATTATGGATTTGGCAAATGCGACATTGCAGCTTTTAAAACAGGATTTCCCGACGGTTGAGCCTGTGGTTCGTCATGGACAAAAGCCGTCATTTCAATCATTTGAAGGGGAAGAGCAGTTCGTTACTTCTGTTTTAAAAAGCGTAAAAGAAAGCAGAGAAAAGGGCTGTGATTTGATCGCGGTGATTGGAAAAAATGACCGAGAGTGTGCCGTGATTTATGAGCTCATGAAAAAGCATAGCACAGAACCTGTACAGCTCCTTTTAGAGCATGAACCGATGAACAAAGGACACCTTTTGATCATGCCATCATATGTTTCAAAGGGATTAGAGTTTGATTCGGTCATTATCGCCTGCTACAACGATTTTTATGAACAAACCGAATTAGATGTGAAGCTTTTATATGTCGCGATGACACGGGCCATGCATGTGCTACATTTAATCAGCCCTGATCGTGAGAAGCTGTTGCTACATCAAGTAAAAGAAAATATTCTTCGGTCATGA